AGCCTGTTCCGCTTCCACTCGGCCACCGGTTCCTACGATCCGGACACCGGCGCCTTCGAGGCCGCCTTCACCGGCGGCGTCGGGTTCCAGGGCCACCAGAAGCCGGACGGCTCGCACGAGCTCGACCTGACGGTCAGCCGCCCGACCATCAAGATCAACGGCGGCAGCGGCACCCTCTACGCGGACATCTCCGGCAAGGCCAAGGACACCGGCGCGGTCACCACCCGGACCCAGGTGCCCTTCGCCACCCTCGGCCTCGGTGGCGTCGACATGAAGGGCGGCGCCGGCCCCATCACCCTGACCAACATCCCGGCCACCCTCACCGGCGAGGGCGCCCAGGCCTTCGCGGGCTACTACGCGGCGGGCGCGCAGCTCGACCCCGTCTCGCTCTCCGCCGACGTCAAGGCCGCCCCGGCCGCCGAGGCCTCGCCGTCCCCGAGCAACCCGGCCCGGCCCTCGCAGGACCCGCAGGCCGCCCGGGGCGCGTTCGCCGACGCCGCCGTCGACTGGGGTGTCCGGCGCACGTTCCGCGAGTACGTCACCGGCTCCATCGGCCAGGGCAAGTGGACCCTCGCCGAGGGGGCCCAGGACGGCGGCGCGCTGTTCCGCTTCCCGCAGGGCAAGGGCGCGTACGACGGCCTGAAGGGGACGCTCGACGCCGCCTTCGCCGGCACGGTCCACTTCACCGGCGCCCATCTGGACCTGAAGCTCGGCAAGCTGGGCGTCAAGGTGGAGAACGGCAAGGGCGTCCTGTCCGCCGACGTCACCACCGGCGGCGAGACGAAGAACGCCGTCGCGCTCGTCGAATTCGACGCCAAGGGGCTGAAGACCGAGGGCGCGCTCGCCACCCTCGCCGAAGCCCCGGCCACCCTCACCGAGGGCGGCTCGCAGGCCTTCAACTCCCTGTACCGGGCGGGCACCGAGATGGACCCCGTCTCGCTCGCCGTCGCGCTCGACGCCACGGCCAAGCTGCCGGCCCTGCCGGACCTGGGCTCCACGGCCCCGCCCGCCGCGCCTGCGGCCCCCGGCGCGTCCGCCGCTCCTGCCGCGAAGGAGGCGGAGTCCTCGAACACCGGGCTGTACGCCGCCCTCGGGGTGGCCGTCCTGGTCCTGGCCGGCGGCGCGGCCTCCCTCGTGCTGCGCCGCAACCGCCGTGCCGCTCCCTGATCCGGCCCGATCGACAAGACACCCCCTCGCACCTCACCCCCGTCAGCCACCCCCCGTCGCCTTTCAGGAGGCCCCCGCCATGCCCTCGTCCCACCGCCGTCCGCTCGCCCTCGCGGCCGCCGTCGCCACCGCCGCCGCACTCGGCGCCACCGCCTTCGTCCTGCCCGCCACGGCGGCGGGCGGCGGGCAGGCCTCCGCGGCCGTCGCCGCCGCGCCGATACCGATCGTGAACGGCACCCTCGACTGGGGCGTCCTGGCGAGCTACCGCTCGTACGTCCTCACCATCGCCAAGGGCACGATCACCCCGGCGGAGGGGGCCACGCTGAACGCGGACGGCACCTTCCGCTTCGGTTCGGCGACCGGCCGGTACGACAAGGACGGCGGACACGTCGTGACGGCCGCCTTCAAGGGCAGCGTCACGTTCGACGCCCCCGCCCACGGCTTCAAGGTGACCCTCGCCAACCTCCGCTTCGACACGGGGACGAAGAAGCTGACCGCCGACGTCACCAAGAACGGCACCCTCACCCCCGGCGTCCCGATGGCGGACGTGGCCTTCGGCGGGCCGGCGATGGAGAAGCTGGGCACCACCCTCACCAAGGAGGCGGCGGAGCAGCTGGGTTCGGACAAGTACGTCGGCCTGGCCGGCGACCCGCTCACGGCCGCCCTGCAGTTCGCGCAGCCGTCCCCCTCCCCCTCCGCGTCCGTGACGACGTCGGCGTCGGCCTCCACCGGCCCGTCCCCGACCCCGTCGACCCCGTCGAACTCCCAGGCCCCCTCGCAGGGCGCGAGCTCCCCGGCGGCCGACGGCCCGCAGCAGCTCCTCGGCGGCCGGCTGACCTGGGGCGTGAAGGACTCCTTCCGCTCGTACGTGGTGAAGGGCGGCGGCTCGGTCACCCCGGCGGGCGGAGCCGTCGCGAGCGGCGACACCTTCGCCTTCCCCCTCGGCAAGGGCGAGCTCGACGTCAAGAAGCAGAAGCTGACCGCCTCCTTCGCGGGCAACCTGCGCTTCCAGCGGGCCGACCACGGCATCGACATGACCTTCGGGAACCTGCGCGTCAACGCCGAGGGCAAGAAGGGCACGCTCGTCCTGGACGTCAAGACGCCCACCGCCACCAAGGCGGACGTCCCCTTCGCCACGCTCGACCTGTCGAAGGCCGAGTACCGGACCTCGGGCGGCCTGCTCACCCTGAACGCCGTCCCGGCCGCCTTCACCGCGGAGGGCGCGGCCGCCATCGGCGCCCCGAGCCCGGACTACGCCGAGGGCAAGCCGACCGACGCCGTCACCCTGTCCGTGTCCGTGGACAAGGACGTCGTCGTCCCCACCACCGCGCCCACCAGCGCCCCCACGACGGCCACCACCGGCGGGACCGCCGGCACGGGCGGAACCGTGGGCGGCGGCGGCAGCGTCGGCGGGAACCTCGCCAGCACCGGCGCCGAAGTCCCGGCCGGAACCCTGCTCGCCACCTCGGGTGCGGTCGTCGCGGCCGGTGCCGGCGCGGTCTTCCTCGCACGCAGGCGGCGCGCCGTCCGGATCTGAACCGTGTTTCAATTCCCGCGTGAACGATCTCGACGTACTCAAGGTCTTCTGCGCGGGCGACGGCAGGCACGGCAACCTGCTGGGCGTCGTACGTGACGGCCGGACCTGCCCCGACGACGCGTCGCGCCAGGCGCTGGCCGCCGAACTCGGCTACAGCGAGACGGTGTTCGTCGACGACCCCGAGCGCGGGGTCGTCGACATCCGTACACCCGGGACGCGGATGTCCTTCGCCGGCCATCCGCTGGTCGGGGTCGCGTGGCTGCTCGACATCGAGGAGCTCCAGCCGCCGGCCGGCTCCGTATGGGCCCGTGACGACGGGGAGTTCACCTGGATCACAGCCCTCCCCGAGTGGGTCGAGGGCAAGCGCACCGAGCAGTACGCGAGCCCCGCCGAGGTCGACGCGCTGCCCGCGCCGCCGCCCGGCGAGGGCTGGCTGTACGCCTGGGCCTGGGAGGACGAGACCGCTGGCCGCATCCGGGCCCGCGGCTTCCCGCGCCGCCCCGACGGGGTCATCGCCGAGGACGAGGCCACCGGATCGGCCGCGATACTGCTGACCGCCGAGCTGAACCGCGCCCTGAACATCACCCAGGGCGCGGGCTCCCAGATCCTCACCGCGCCCGGCCCGGACGGCACCGTCGAGATCGGCGGCCGCGTCCGCTTCGCGAAGCTGCCCGAGGCGCGCACCGGGACTGAGTAGGTGCGCAGCCTTGATTGAGTACGTACGCCCTGGGAGCGGGGCCCCGTGCTGCGGTTTCATGGGGGCATGAACACGACACCGAGTGCCGGCCGGCACCCGCAGCCGGGCCCGCCGCCGCACCCGCACCCCGACGAGACGCGGCAGTGGCTGCTGGTCCCCGTGCTCTTCACCGCGTTGACGCTGGTGGCGGGCGGCCTGAGCTACGCGGCCTCCGACCTGCCGCGCTCCCCGCTCTGGCTCTCGCTCCCGTACCTGATCCCGCTGGGCCTGGCGGCCCTCACCTGGCGGCCGCCCCAGACCCCGGCGCAGCGGACGAACCGCATCGTGGCGGGCGGCATCGGTGCCGTGCTCGCGCTCGTCTACGCCAAAGGCGTCGAGGTCGTGCTCATCGGCATCGGGCTGGCCGTCTGGCTGATCCAGGGCGACTGACGGCGCGCGCAGCGCGACACCCCCGCCGCCCGCTCGGCGGCGGGGGTGTCGTCCGTCCCAGGCGTCAGGCGCTCAGGGGGAACTCCCGGCCCAGCTCGCGGAAGACCGCGCCGTTGAAGTCGAAGGCGCGCTTGCACTCGTCGATGATGCGCTGCTTCTCCAGGTCGTCCGCGGCGATCGCGTCGAGCAGCTCGCGGTAGGTCCGCTTGAAGGCCGCGGGGTTGGCGATGTCCGCGAACACGTAGAACCGGACGCCGTCGCCCTTGCGCGTGAAGCCCCACGTCCGCTCCGCCTTGTCGCGGATGATCTGGCCGCCGGAGAGGTCGCCCAGGTAGCGGGTGTAGTGGTGGGCGACGTACCCGCCCGGCCAGCCGGCCGCGCACTGCGCCACGCGGGCCGCGTAGGCCTCGGTCGCGGGCAGCGCGATCAGCGTCTCGCGCCAGGACGGCCCGCGCAGGTGCGCCAGGTCGCGCTCGATCTCGGCGACGCGCATCAGCTCGGGCTGTATGAACGGTCCGGCCACCGGGTCGTCCTTCAGGGACTCGGCCGCGTCCTCCAGGGCCCGGTACACGAACCACAGCTGCTCGGTGTAGCGCGTGTACGCGTCCACCCCGAGCCGGCCGCCCAGCAGGTCGCTCATGAAGGTCGAGGTCTCTGC
The Streptomyces sp. NBC_01296 DNA segment above includes these coding regions:
- a CDS encoding biliverdin-producing heme oxygenase encodes the protein MDAFSTVIRVASHEQHTEAETSTFMSDLLGGRLGVDAYTRYTEQLWFVYRALEDAAESLKDDPVAGPFIQPELMRVAEIERDLAHLRGPSWRETLIALPATEAYAARVAQCAAGWPGGYVAHHYTRYLGDLSGGQIIRDKAERTWGFTRKGDGVRFYVFADIANPAAFKRTYRELLDAIAADDLEKQRIIDECKRAFDFNGAVFRELGREFPLSA
- a CDS encoding PhzF family phenazine biosynthesis protein is translated as MNDLDVLKVFCAGDGRHGNLLGVVRDGRTCPDDASRQALAAELGYSETVFVDDPERGVVDIRTPGTRMSFAGHPLVGVAWLLDIEELQPPAGSVWARDDGEFTWITALPEWVEGKRTEQYASPAEVDALPAPPPGEGWLYAWAWEDETAGRIRARGFPRRPDGVIAEDEATGSAAILLTAELNRALNITQGAGSQILTAPGPDGTVEIGGRVRFAKLPEARTGTE
- a CDS encoding HtaA domain-containing protein, giving the protein MPSRPARASAVALFATLAALLGALLPTTAARAAGGTVQGGRLDWGIKSSFQSYVTGPVAKGSFQLKNGAATVGGSLFRFHSATGSYDPDTGAFEAAFTGGVGFQGHQKPDGSHELDLTVSRPTIKINGGSGTLYADISGKAKDTGAVTTRTQVPFATLGLGGVDMKGGAGPITLTNIPATLTGEGAQAFAGYYAAGAQLDPVSLSADVKAAPAAEASPSPSNPARPSQDPQAARGAFADAAVDWGVRRTFREYVTGSIGQGKWTLAEGAQDGGALFRFPQGKGAYDGLKGTLDAAFAGTVHFTGAHLDLKLGKLGVKVENGKGVLSADVTTGGETKNAVALVEFDAKGLKTEGALATLAEAPATLTEGGSQAFNSLYRAGTEMDPVSLAVALDATAKLPALPDLGSTAPPAAPAAPGASAAPAAKEAESSNTGLYAALGVAVLVLAGGAASLVLRRNRRAAP
- a CDS encoding HtaA domain-containing protein; protein product: MPSSHRRPLALAAAVATAAALGATAFVLPATAAGGGQASAAVAAAPIPIVNGTLDWGVLASYRSYVLTIAKGTITPAEGATLNADGTFRFGSATGRYDKDGGHVVTAAFKGSVTFDAPAHGFKVTLANLRFDTGTKKLTADVTKNGTLTPGVPMADVAFGGPAMEKLGTTLTKEAAEQLGSDKYVGLAGDPLTAALQFAQPSPSPSASVTTSASASTGPSPTPSTPSNSQAPSQGASSPAADGPQQLLGGRLTWGVKDSFRSYVVKGGGSVTPAGGAVASGDTFAFPLGKGELDVKKQKLTASFAGNLRFQRADHGIDMTFGNLRVNAEGKKGTLVLDVKTPTATKADVPFATLDLSKAEYRTSGGLLTLNAVPAAFTAEGAAAIGAPSPDYAEGKPTDAVTLSVSVDKDVVVPTTAPTSAPTTATTGGTAGTGGTVGGGGSVGGNLASTGAEVPAGTLLATSGAVVAAGAGAVFLARRRRAVRI